ATGAGACTCTCAACGACGGCCCCTATAGTAGGGTAACGAAATGCCCCCCCATCCAAGCGTTCGCGCGATGATGGTTGCGGCTGCATACGCACCTTCTTCAAAGAACTTGAAGTTAGTGAGCGAACGGGCGGGAATACCCGCCCCACCTACGATTATGCTGGCGCCGCTCCAGGCTAGGGAGAAATTCCGTTGCGTCGACGAGATCTGACCCTGACGGTATTGGGCTTCCGTGAAGAGCATGCTCGCTGCGGTGAAGACCATAGATGCACCCCCGAGAGCAACAGCAACGTCGGGTCTTCCGAACGCGAGTGCCCCAACGGCCAATGTTCCGGTGATTCCAGCAATCCATGCTGTGACCCTTGCTCCTGTCTCCGGGGTGGCGGACCGTTCAAGCTCATCGAGTATTGCCTTCACATAATCAGCGATCTTCACCACTCCGTCCTTCGCTGCCGCCAGTAGACCTTTGACAATCTCCTGCCGCCGTTGGTTCAGAGCAGCAAGATCTGGAGTCGTACCCGCAGGATCAACGTAAAGGAGCGGATTGTTGGCGACATAGGCATAGAAATTCAAGGATTGAGGTTCGAACGGCTTGTCCGTCATTGGATCTTCGCTCAGCCATCGTCCCAGGGAAGGTGCGTAGAACCGCGCCCCCATGTGGTAGAGCCCCGTCGCCTGATCCAGCTCGGCGCCAGTGAACCGATAGTTGCCTCCATTCCACGTCCCACTGGACGAACGCAGGTTTCCCCAGGCGTCGTAGAACAGGCTCGCCAAC
The nucleotide sequence above comes from Armatimonadota bacterium. Encoded proteins:
- a CDS encoding RHS repeat-associated core domain-containing protein, which produces MGQNSSIGVGQGSGIIDTVGNRTSQTAPGGTTLYSYDGNNRLIQAGGVSYSYDANGNLSSTSAGQSFRWDAFNRLTQASGSGGTVSYRYNGDGLKVRRSGPDGVTVYYYDGIRPIWETTGAGALKARLDRDIFGNLLSRREANGTRRYFAHDGLGGLTALTDSAGAPLASLFYDAWGNLRSSSGTWNGGNYRFTGAELDQATGLYHMGARFYAPSLGRWLSEDPMTDKPFEPQSLNFYAYVANNPLLYVDPAGTTPDLAALNQRRQEIVKGLLAAAKDGVVKIADYVKAILDELERSATPETGARVTAWIAGITGTLAVGALAFGRPDVAVALGGASMVFTAASMLFTEAQYRQGQISSTQRNFSLAWSGASIIVGGAGIPARSLTNFKFFEEGAYAAATIIARTLGWGGISLPYYRGRR